In Lactococcus garvieae subsp. garvieae, the following proteins share a genomic window:
- a CDS encoding L-lactate dehydrogenase, whose amino-acid sequence MQVTNRKVVVVGTGFVGTSIAYSMINQGIVNDLVLIDVNQEKAEGEALDLLDGIAWGQENVNVKSGGYEECKDANVVVITAGINQKPGQTRLELVDTNAKIMKSIVDEVMKSGFDGVFVIASNPVDVLTYCAWKASGLPASRVVGTGTTLDTTRFRKELATKLEIDPRSIHGYIIGEHGDSEVAVWSHTTVGGKPILEFIVQNNRLEVADLQILSDKVKNAAYEIIDRKKATYYGIGMSTARIVKAILNNEQAVLPVSAYLEGQYGEEGIFTGVPSVVNQTGVREIIELNIDAYERKAFKNSVKQLREVIQSLESQE is encoded by the coding sequence TAATGACCTTGTGCTGATTGATGTGAATCAAGAAAAAGCTGAGGGTGAAGCTCTAGACCTCCTTGACGGCATCGCTTGGGGTCAAGAAAATGTAAATGTCAAATCAGGCGGCTATGAAGAATGTAAAGATGCAAATGTGGTTGTTATTACGGCAGGGATTAATCAAAAACCAGGACAAACACGTTTAGAGCTTGTAGATACAAATGCTAAAATAATGAAATCTATTGTGGACGAGGTCATGAAGTCTGGCTTTGACGGCGTCTTTGTTATTGCTTCTAACCCTGTAGATGTTCTGACTTACTGTGCTTGGAAAGCTTCAGGTTTACCAGCTTCTAGAGTTGTCGGAACAGGGACAACCCTAGATACGACACGTTTTCGTAAAGAACTCGCGACAAAACTTGAGATAGATCCTCGAAGTATCCACGGTTATATTATTGGTGAACATGGGGATTCAGAAGTTGCAGTGTGGTCGCATACGACGGTTGGTGGCAAACCAATTCTTGAATTTATCGTGCAAAATAACCGCTTAGAAGTTGCTGATTTACAAATTTTATCCGACAAGGTTAAAAATGCTGCTTATGAAATTATTGACCGCAAAAAGGCGACTTATTATGGTATCGGAATGAGCACAGCAAGAATAGTAAAAGCTATTCTTAATAATGAACAAGCAGTTCTTCCTGTTTCGGCATACTTAGAAGGTCAATATGGTGAAGAAGGCATCTTTACTGGTGTGCCATCAGTCGTAAACCAAACCGGTGTAAGAGAAATTATCGAATTAAATATTGATGCATATGAACGGAAAGCTTTTAAAAACTCCGTGAAACAGTTGCGTGAAGTGATTCAATCACTAGAAAGTCAAGAATGA
- the rfbD gene encoding dTDP-4-dehydrorhamnose reductase has translation MNLIIGKNGLLGRELCLRLEAEKIPYLSTGSQELDITDKAAVDAYFSRYKPQIIYLCAGYTAVEKAEQEERHLAHQVNAVGTENIAQAAEKVGALLLYVSTDYVFSGDLALGKEWEVDAVPQPQTHYGYTKLLGENAVRENTTKHYIIRTSWLFGCYGNNFVSTMKKKAKNKEDQVIMVVNDQFGCPTWTKTLADFMIYLVQHKPEYGIYHLSNAKAETENLSWFEFAKYILRKEKVKLLPLATAELSSKVKRPYNSTLSLKKTEAIGFSVPTWQEALNAMQGLEENGE, from the coding sequence ATGAATCTGATCATAGGAAAAAATGGTTTGTTGGGACGGGAACTTTGCTTACGACTTGAGGCAGAAAAAATTCCTTATCTCTCTACAGGATCACAAGAGTTAGATATCACCGATAAAGCTGCAGTAGATGCGTATTTTTCCCGCTATAAGCCACAAATTATTTATCTTTGCGCAGGCTATACTGCAGTCGAAAAAGCAGAACAAGAAGAGCGACATTTAGCTCATCAGGTCAATGCTGTCGGGACAGAAAATATCGCACAAGCTGCTGAGAAGGTGGGGGCATTATTACTCTATGTCTCCACTGACTATGTCTTCAGCGGCGACTTGGCGCTTGGAAAAGAGTGGGAAGTAGACGCTGTTCCACAACCGCAAACCCACTATGGTTATACCAAACTATTAGGCGAAAATGCTGTGCGGGAAAACACCACTAAACATTACATCATTCGTACAAGCTGGCTTTTTGGATGCTACGGTAATAATTTTGTCTCCACGATGAAAAAGAAAGCCAAGAATAAAGAAGATCAGGTAATCATGGTGGTCAATGATCAATTTGGTTGCCCCACTTGGACCAAAACATTGGCTGATTTCATGATTTACTTGGTGCAACATAAACCAGAATATGGTATTTATCATCTGTCCAACGCAAAAGCGGAAACAGAAAATCTTTCTTGGTTTGAATTTGCAAAATATATTTTGCGTAAAGAAAAAGTCAAGCTTTTGCCTCTTGCTACAGCAGAGCTTTCATCAAAGGTAAAACGCCCTTACAACTCCACATTGAGTTTAAAGAAAACAGAAGCCATTGGTTTTTCAGTGCCGACCTGGCAAGAGGCTTTAAATGCCATGCAGGGGTTAGAAGAAAATGGGGAATAG
- the rpsH gene encoding 30S ribosomal protein S8, whose translation MVMTDPIADFLTRIRNGNMRRFEVVEAPASKIKREIAEILKAEGYVKDVEYVEDNKQGVIRVFLKYGKNNEKVITNLKRISKPGLRVYVKSDEVPRVLNGLGTAIISTSEGVVTDKAARSKNIGGEVLAYIW comes from the coding sequence ATGGTAATGACAGACCCAATTGCAGACTTCCTCACACGTATCCGTAACGGAAACATGCGTCGTTTCGAAGTTGTTGAAGCACCTGCTTCAAAAATCAAACGTGAAATCGCAGAAATCCTCAAAGCTGAAGGTTATGTGAAAGACGTTGAGTACGTTGAAGATAACAAACAAGGTGTTATCCGTGTATTCTTGAAATACGGAAAAAACAACGAAAAAGTTATCACTAACTTGAAACGTATCTCTAAACCAGGTCTCCGTGTTTACGTTAAATCTGACGAAGTACCACGCGTACTTAACGGACTTGGTACAGCAATCATCTCAACATCTGAAGGCGTTGTAACTGACAAAGCTGCACGTTCTAAGAACATCGGTGGTGAAGTTCTTGCTTACATCTGGTAA
- the rplF gene encoding 50S ribosomal protein L6 — protein MSRIGNKVVVLPAGVTVEQNGATVTVKGPKGELTRTFAEAITMEINGSEVTFKRPNDSKEMKTIHGTTRANFNNMVVGVSEGFRKELEMIGVGYRAQLQGSKLVLAVGKSHPDEIEAPAGITFEVPDATHINVSGSDKEVVGQTAAYIRSRRSPEPYKGKGIRYVGEFVRRKEGKTGK, from the coding sequence ATGTCACGTATTGGTAATAAAGTCGTTGTTTTGCCAGCTGGTGTAACAGTTGAACAAAATGGCGCAACAGTAACAGTTAAAGGCCCTAAAGGCGAATTGACTCGTACATTTGCAGAAGCAATCACAATGGAAATCAATGGTTCTGAAGTAACATTCAAACGTCCAAATGATTCTAAAGAAATGAAAACTATCCACGGAACAACTCGTGCAAACTTCAACAACATGGTTGTTGGTGTTAGCGAAGGTTTCCGTAAAGAACTCGAAATGATCGGGGTTGGTTACCGTGCACAACTTCAAGGTTCAAAACTTGTATTGGCTGTTGGTAAATCTCACCCAGACGAAATCGAAGCTCCAGCAGGAATCACTTTTGAAGTTCCAGATGCTACACACATCAACGTTTCAGGTTCAGATAAAGAAGTAGTTGGTCAAACAGCTGCTTACATCCGTAGCCGTCGTTCACCAGAACCTTATAAAGGTAAAGGTATTCGTTACGTTGGCGAATTCGTACGTCGTAAAGAAGGTAAAACTGGTAAATAA
- the rplR gene encoding 50S ribosomal protein L18: MISKPDKNKLRQKRHIRVRGKISGTAETPRLNVFRSNTNIYAQVIDDEAAVTLASASSLKLTGTKTEQAAEVGKLVAEAAKAKGIEAVVFDRGGYLYHGRIQALAEAAREAGLKF, encoded by the coding sequence GTGATTTCTAAACCAGATAAAAACAAACTCCGTCAAAAACGCCACATTCGCGTTCGCGGAAAAATCTCAGGTACTGCTGAGACTCCACGTTTGAACGTATTCCGTTCAAACACAAACATTTATGCACAAGTTATTGATGACGAAGCAGCTGTAACACTTGCATCTGCATCATCACTCAAATTGACTGGTACTAAAACAGAACAAGCTGCTGAAGTTGGTAAACTTGTTGCTGAAGCTGCTAAAGCTAAAGGCATCGAAGCAGTTGTATTTGACCGCGGTGGTTATCTCTATCACGGACGTATCCAAGCACTTGCAGAAGCTGCACGTGAAGCTGGATTGAAATTCTAA
- the rpsE gene encoding 30S ribosomal protein S5, which yields MARNEEVKEFEERVVGINRVTKVVKGGRRLRFAALVVVGDRNGRVGFGTGKAQEVPEAIRKAIEAAKKNIVTVPMVGTTVPHEVLGVFGGGKILIKPAVEGSGVAAGGAVRAVLELAGVADVTSKSLGSNTAINVVRATVEGLQQLKRAEEVAELRGKSVSDLA from the coding sequence ATGGCTAGAAACGAAGAAGTTAAAGAATTCGAAGAACGCGTTGTTGGAATTAACCGCGTTACTAAAGTTGTTAAAGGTGGACGTCGTCTCCGCTTTGCTGCACTTGTTGTAGTTGGTGACCGTAACGGTCGCGTAGGTTTCGGTACTGGTAAAGCTCAAGAAGTTCCAGAAGCAATCCGTAAAGCTATCGAAGCAGCTAAGAAAAACATCGTGACAGTTCCTATGGTAGGAACTACTGTACCTCACGAAGTACTTGGTGTATTCGGCGGTGGTAAAATCCTTATCAAACCAGCTGTAGAAGGTTCTGGAGTTGCCGCAGGTGGTGCCGTTCGTGCCGTCCTCGAACTCGCAGGTGTTGCTGACGTAACATCTAAATCATTAGGTTCAAACACAGCAATCAACGTTGTTCGTGCAACAGTTGAAGGTTTGCAACAATTGAAACGCGCTGAAGAAGTTGCGGAACTCCGCGGCAAATCAGTAAGCGATTTGGCATAA
- the rpmD gene encoding 50S ribosomal protein L30: MAQIKITLVKSPIGRIPAQRKTVVALGLGKLGSSVVKEDNAALRGMANSISHLVTIEEVK; the protein is encoded by the coding sequence ATGGCTCAAATCAAAATTACATTGGTAAAATCACCAATCGGCCGTATCCCTGCACAACGTAAAACTGTTGTTGCACTTGGCCTTGGTAAACTTGGTTCATCAGTTGTGAAAGAAGACAATGCAGCACTTCGCGGCATGGCTAACTCAATTTCACACTTGGTAACAATTGAAGAAGTTAAATAA
- a CDS encoding BMP family lipoprotein produces the protein MNKRIFALATVALASVIVLAGCGGRNTERSQGKTDLNAALVLGNDGVDDRSFNQSAWEGLQAWGKDNGLSKGKGINYFQSNSPAEFTSNFNSAVSGGYDLVFSIGFVLHEATSQAAQNNPDTKFAVIDSVIEGKDNVVSATFADQQSAYLAGVAAAKTSKTNHVGFIGGIKSDVLAAFETGFTAGAKSVSPDIKVDVQYAQSFTDAGKGKTMASAMYASGADVIYQAAGSVGTGLFTEAKNLNETRKEEDKVWVVGVDQDQEYLGGYTSKDGKKSNFVLVSTVKEVGNAVKDIANRTEKGKFPGGENLKYDLSNGGVTLARDNASDEAWKAVEAAKADIVSGKIEVPAK, from the coding sequence ATGAACAAACGAATTTTTGCACTTGCGACAGTAGCACTTGCATCAGTAATTGTACTTGCAGGTTGCGGAGGACGCAATACAGAAAGATCGCAAGGGAAAACAGACCTTAATGCAGCCTTAGTGTTAGGTAATGATGGGGTCGATGATCGCTCATTTAACCAATCCGCTTGGGAAGGTCTTCAAGCTTGGGGTAAAGACAACGGGCTTTCAAAGGGGAAAGGAATTAACTACTTCCAGTCTAACTCTCCAGCTGAATTCACTTCAAACTTTAATTCGGCCGTTTCAGGTGGTTATGATCTTGTGTTCAGTATCGGCTTTGTCTTGCACGAAGCAACTTCTCAAGCCGCACAAAATAATCCTGATACCAAATTTGCTGTTATCGATTCTGTCATCGAAGGTAAAGACAACGTTGTCTCTGCAACTTTTGCGGATCAACAGTCAGCTTACCTTGCAGGTGTTGCCGCAGCCAAAACAAGTAAAACGAACCATGTTGGTTTCATTGGTGGGATCAAGTCAGATGTGCTTGCCGCTTTTGAAACAGGGTTTACAGCGGGTGCCAAATCAGTATCGCCAGATATCAAAGTGGATGTACAATATGCGCAATCCTTCACAGATGCCGGTAAAGGTAAAACAATGGCTTCTGCAATGTACGCTAGCGGCGCGGATGTGATTTATCAAGCAGCGGGCAGTGTTGGAACAGGCTTGTTCACAGAGGCTAAGAATTTGAATGAAACAAGAAAAGAAGAAGACAAAGTCTGGGTTGTTGGTGTTGACCAAGACCAAGAATACTTGGGTGGCTATACATCAAAAGATGGTAAAAAATCAAACTTTGTCCTTGTTTCAACAGTCAAAGAAGTTGGAAACGCAGTGAAAGATATTGCCAATAGAACAGAAAAAGGAAAATTCCCTGGTGGTGAAAACCTCAAGTATGATCTTTCTAACGGTGGTGTAACGCTTGCTCGAGATAACGCTTCAGATGAGGCTTGGAAAGCAGTTGAAGCAGCAAAAGCTGATATTGTTTCAGGAAAAATTGAAGTTCCAGCAAAATAA